CTTGACGACCTTATCATgtgttttaaaaattcaaaaagtttTATTTGCTTAAAATCATTGTCACACTTTAATTTTTTGAGCTAAGTGTAACGATATTAACCCCAATTCCAGTATTGTCCACTTTGCCTCATTGGCCTCATGACTTCGACTTATAAAAAAGACACCTCACATAATTGAAACTCCTTCTGAGTCCACGATCTCCCTATTACACATCCCAAGTCTACAATCTCCCTATTACACATCCGTCATTGAACTACAATATGTCCGTCATTGAACTACAATATGTTTTCCTTGACGCCTTCATCAAAATGGCTTATACCACTATGCAAAATCCACCTAGATGGTACTACCTTCGGAATTGTtctaatactaaatataatagtcTTAGACCCAATTTCGAGCATATCCGCTTTGACTCATTGACTTCTCGAATTCATCTTATAAAAGACACCTAACATAATTGACCTCTTGAAGTTGCACCATGACACTAAGCATTATGTGAACTCAAATCAAGAAAATTGGCCTGCATTTTTCCTCAGCCAGGCTTGCCCTAATATGGACACAACTTCATTAACCAAAGCCCAGCCCAAAATGTGTTcccaaaaattattatatttgttaAATACATTACGTTTGCAACCttaagattttgaaattttatttaaatttatgaatatttcaaCAAAACCTATTGTTTTATATTGCATTGTATTCAAAACTATACAAATCTTAATTTAAAATATGAGCTCCAACTATTcaaatatcgtgtgtgtgtgtgtgtgtgtgtgtattacattcataattttcttaaaaaattatttcatatgaATCTTGGAGATTTGAAAGCCCACATAATAatttgtgatttttttaaaaaactgttAGCATTGAAAAGTACTAATAACTCTGAAAAGTTTAAATCATCTACTCCTGAACTCATCCATTATATAACCCACTCATTTTCGGCACAATTTTTTAATGAAACAAAATTCTCACTTGATATTTCCACAATCTCTTCAATCAAAAGCACTCTCACGCCTTCAACCAATCATATTAATCCATCCAGCCTGAATAATCTTTATTGTCCTTAATCATACACTTGGTCTTCCTCCAATTGTAAACATGTTAATAAAACCAAGCACTCCTCCACGACTTGCTCCTTACAAGTTGGCGATATTTACAGTAAGAACAAGAGCTCTTGAAAGGGAAATGCTAGAGGCAATCTTATCTTCATTTCTTCATCCAAACACAGTAACGTAAAGAAATGAAACGAGAAACACTAGGAACATCGCATACCTTCAAATGGGCACTTGCACCACCACAGGAAAATAAATGGCAGAAAAATAACAAGGAAATTTCGGACACGGGTAAAAAGCTTCTTCAGCCTACACTCCAGAAGATGTAAGCACCTCCAACGTATAACACCATTGCTTCTTCAGCTGAGCCTTGCTGaatgctgctgctgcttctgcttCTGCTTCTTCCGCCTCCCATATTACCAGAGATTTCACCATAAAAGTGCTTTCCAATAACCTCATGATTCGCTGTCTATCTATTCAACACTAGAGTCAATACATAAATGACTAAACTTGCCTTCGATGGGTTGCCTTCACCCATTCGCAAATAATGAATCTAAGAGTCGAAATGCTAGCAATAGATTAGTCATAGGATGAGACGTTATGGCCAGATGACACCTTCTGCTTCCTGCCATTTCTCTGCCTACTGCCACCACACGCTCTCGAGTTCCCTCTTGCCCCTTTCCCCTTATTAGAATCTTCCCCATGTTCAACCTGTACATGTTAGCTCCATAACATTATTCATCCATGAGATACTAGGAAAATATAGTCACAGCCTTCCTTAATAAGCTTcatttcagattttttttttccctgatcCCCCACCCTTTTTCACTCCAGGTCTTATAAATTACATGCTTCCCATATTAATACTTTTTCTCTGTAATGGGAAAAATTTTTCCCATTAAAGTGGTTCTCATATTCAATAATCATTTGCAAGATACTCAAAACTTCCCGCGAGGAAAATCAGTTCCCTCTATTGAGAACTGCTAAAGCAGTCATACTCAAGTCtctcagaatatatatatatatataacacctTAATGGAATCTACCGTTTTAGAGGTTCTAAATTTGTTTTTAATACAAAGCAGACCTACTTATAGGCAGGGGCTATCTATCACATGGCGAGCAGGTACAGAAGTACATATTTGTTTGAAAAGGGAATGTAGCCCCACATCCAATAActtgaaattttttaataattaggGTCCACCAGGCCTTTTTAAAATACAATCGCATGTCTATCATCAaatataatttggaaaaaaatttatagCTTATCCTTTAATTCTTAAATGACAAGGTCTAGAAATTGCTTCATTCTTTTATTGAACGGGCCACTCACTCTTAAGTCCAATTCAGCACCTTTAACAAGACAGCAAATTGGCGtttgttttgggggggggggggggggggggggtgggggtggtgtagagagagagagagagagatgttacCAACCCCTAAAGAGAAAGTCTGGAAGTGACCATCAAAATTAGAGGAGCCCCCCACCTTAGTCCTTCCAGAATTCATTTCAGAAGAATTTCGCTTGTTGGCACTGGAGTTCGCACTGCAAGAAACAAACGAGGACGACGAAGaacatgaagaagaagaagatactgTGTTAGAGGCAGACCCAAATCCCCCTATGTCCCTCTGAAACAACTCTTCAAACAGCTCCTGCAAGTCCTCAAAGCTCTCTTCTCCATTGCCCTGTCAATTCCACAGTCACTCCAATTATTATAATTACTACTACATTCATTTTATAggcaaaaaaaaacaaaatagatTTTGGGATCCTATCTCCGCACAACTGAATTCACACATTATTTTCTCTCATCACATTTTATGGATCCAACCGTCCAGAGTCCACAGTTTAAACAAGCTGTAAAAAGATTGTAAAACCAGCATGGTACAATCTCATACGGCAAGATATCCATCTCAATATAAAGGTCACTTTTGGTTCACAAAATAGCTTAAAGTAGGGATGGAATACAAATtgtataggaaaataataatttaCAAAAGTGTGTTTGGCACCCATTTGAATGGTCATTTGCTTTATGATGACATTTTTCGCAACTTATTATATCCCCCCATACTACAACCATTCAATTACAAATTTATTCCACCATTTCGAGAATTAAACTTGATCAATTGTTCAAATATCACTttttttcccgtcattttaaaGGAAGAAGCTCCTCAAttccaaaatattattattacctGAGATGTATAGAAAATACGAAGTGCAAGTTGCAGAGGATAAGGGCAAGAGCTCCCAGCCAAGGCCCAGCAGAGGGCAAATGACACAGGCCACACAGCCCATGCAGCCATTTGTGCTAGCTGCATGCCTCATGAGAAATCATGAATTGGAATCCAAGATGTACCCCACCCATGGGGTCTCCCAGGACCCCAGACTTTCCAAGCAACCAGCTCCTGTTTCTTTGAAATGACAGATCAATCATATTGCATATCAAGGACAACAGCATTTGTCCCACTATTTTTAATTGGCATATCCAGTTCAGGCCTACCATTGGGTCCACACCGATATGAAGTTCCCCCCACATCAAACAACTTTTTCTAGTATTTGAATGCATGCACGATCACATAATTAACAAAAATATTGAAGGCAAAAAGGTACAAAAGGCTTAAAGCTTACATAAATATATACCAAATCTAACAGTCCTACTAAACACAGTTAGAAAACTATGGAGTATGGTCAGAAGATAGTAGATTAAAGGCACACAGTGTGTTCGAGGGGAGGACACCACCTGCGCTGAGTTTTCAGAAAATTTTACAGCCTTTAGGTAAAAACGAAAAACTGCTTCTAAATAATGTGCATTAGTGCCCCCACAACCCCACATCAATACCAATATTGCCAATACTATGTAAATTAACGcaaaataatactaaaaaaagCCTCTATATAGTTATTTTTTACTCTAAACAATGCCTCTTCCGGTCTCTCTGACACCCTTTTTATCAATTCCTTCCCATCCCAAGCCTCTAGAGAATTTTTCCAACGTGTTGGGTACATGTACCTGACAAACAACCACCATTCATTTGGTGGGTCAAATGTGTCTTGCACGACTAAAAGTTTCCCAAGCTACAAATAATCTATCTTTCAAAACAATAATGACCAAATTATTAAACTTTATGATAGATGTAAAATGTCAAAGAAACTACATATATATTAGATCCATCGTCTCTTCGTAAAGAACCCAACACCATACAAGTATACAAAACCATGTAGAAATATGTACTTGTGTTTCAACTTATGCAAGCACATAAATTAGTGTGTACAACTTGTCACTATTCAAGAAATTTTCTGTGTTCTTTTGTTAGAGGACACAACACCATACAAGTATACAAAACCATGTAGAAATCTGTACTTGTGCTTCAACTTATGCAAGCACATAAATTAATGTGTACAACTTGTCACCATTCAAGAAATTTTCTGTGTTCTTTTGTGACAATACAACTCCTTGAAGCAAGAATTTTCAAATTTGGAGATTACAGATTCAAATCAATTAGGATGGGATAAGCACGAGGAGGGTCTATAAAGGGCTAATCCCACTAATGTTGCCAGCCTCTCAGCTAACCATAAAACCAAAATCACACccaggtttaggggtttagggtttcatccTGTGATTTAATCCTCCTACTTGTGCcagaaaatgaaatataataataaaacacaTAAGGTGCATGCAACGCATGACAAGTACCAAAGCAAACAGAAATGACGAAGACACGCAGAGAGCTTACGCTTGGCTTCGTATCGCACATCATAGCTGCCATCTCGTTCAAGAAATCTCCCATCCCCTGAACCCAAATAAAACCCATGACCAAATTCAATCTCCAAACGAAAAATAAAGAAATCTTCAATCTTAGTattcatttcaacataaaacaGTTTTGAGCTTCCAAACAGCTCAAAATTGCCTTTAAGATTCAGTAAACAAAGCAAGATTGATTCCAAATTCAAAGGAAGATTCTAAAATGAGTTCCCGTCATCTGACAGCTACACCAGCACTGCTTTTAAGTTTCTGAATGTTGCTTTCACCCATCACAGTTCATGCAAGGTGATAGTAAAGATAAAAACAAAACATGCCCCAGTAAACAGCATCAAGAGGAATTAGACTATACATACACATTCCTACGAGATGTATATATGAGGATCAAAATGTGGTTTATCATTACTTACCATTTGACATGGTACTTACGGAAACGTATGCAGAGGTGGCCGAGGGGCCAAATTCTAAAAGTGCACAAACCCAAAGCAAGGAAAAGACAAAATGAGTGAGAGAACAGTCAGGAGAAGACGAGAGTTGCTATTTATAACCAATCCAGAGTAGGCATGATGAGGTTGAGCACTGACGTGGGCTGGAGCCCATGCGCCGGTACCCAGATTCATTTCACTGTGAAATTTATGACCATCAAGCGGAGTCAGGACTTACGTTTTCGTCATCATCACTATCGTAGATTCCTACGTCGTACAGAAATCTTTTGTTGGCGTCAGATAGAACTGTGTCCAAACATCGAGAATGCATCTCGTGAATCCCATTATTCATCATTCTTTAAAAACCAAAAGATtaggaaaact
This region of Malania oleifera isolate guangnan ecotype guangnan chromosome 10, ASM2987363v1, whole genome shotgun sequence genomic DNA includes:
- the LOC131167111 gene encoding uncharacterized protein LOC131167111 isoform X2; this encodes MAAEEDKSSDLYAVLGLKKECTATELRNAYKKLALRWHPDRCSAPGNSKFVEEAKEKFQSIQEAYSVLSDANKRFLYDVGIYDSDDDENGMGDFLNEMAAMMCDTKPSGNGEESFEDLQELFEELFQRDIGGFGSASNTVSSSSSCSSSSSFVSCSANSSANKRNSSEMNSGRTKVEHGEDSNKGKGARGNSRACGGSRQRNGRKQKVSSGHNVSSYD
- the LOC131167111 gene encoding uncharacterized protein LOC131167111 isoform X3; protein product: MAAEEDKSSDLYAVLGLKKECTATELRNAYKKLALRWHPDRCSAPGNSKFVEEAKEKFQSIQEAYSVLSDANKRFLYDVGIYDSDDDENGMGDFLNEMAAMMCDTKPSGNGEESFEDLQELFEELFQRDIGGFGSASNTVSSSSSCSSSSSFVSCSANSSANKRNSSEMNSGRTKVGGSSNFDGHFQTFSLGVG
- the LOC131167111 gene encoding uncharacterized protein LOC131167111 isoform X1, encoding MAAEEDKSSDLYAVLGLKKECTATELRNAYKKLALRWHPDRCSAPGNSKFVEEAKEKFQSIQEAYSVLSDANKRFLYDVGIYDSDDDENGMGDFLNEMAAMMCDTKPSGNGEESFEDLQELFEELFQRDIGGFGSASNTVSSSSSCSSSSSFVSCSANSSANKRNSSEMNSGRTKVGGSSNFDGHFQTFSLGVEHGEDSNKGKGARGNSRACGGSRQRNGRKQKVSSGHNVSSYD